The following proteins come from a genomic window of Lolium rigidum isolate FL_2022 chromosome 5, APGP_CSIRO_Lrig_0.1, whole genome shotgun sequence:
- the LOC124652252 gene encoding citrate-binding protein-like — MASRSFQWIAVCLLAVLLASPPPARAQDPTAGFTAVSLSASNFMLQKPYNMPASSRYSFNGTVRQMWIAPSDDPYSPQSDTKPRTEMRMTGYDYSSGVWQFEGLVYVPSGSSGMSIMQVFGGDATATTLMLHVYGGALWYYNQQVIEDGIYDRWLRVNVVHDVGASRLAVFVDGQLKLTFPGRGGDLHFFKFGVYMQRDASARMESRWRNIRILRKN; from the exons ATGGCGTCTCGCTCTTTTCAATGGATTGCCGTGTGCCTGCTGGCTGTCCTGCTAGCATCACCACCGCCGGCGAGGGCTCAGGACCCGACGGCCGGGTTCACGGCGGTGAGCCTGAGCGCGAGCAACTTCATGCTGCAGAAGCCATACAACATGCCGGCGAGCTCGCGGTACAGCTTCAACGGCACCGTGCGGCAGATGTGGATAGCGCCCTCCGATGACCCCTACTCGCCCCAGAGCGACACCAAGCCCAGGACCGAGATGAGGATGACC GGATACGACTACTCGTCCGGCGTGTGGCAATTCGAGGGCCTCGTGTACGTGCCGTCCGGCTCGTCGGGCATGTCCATCATGCAGGTGTTCGGCGGCGACGCCACGGCCACCACGCTCATGCTGCACGTCTACGGCGGCGCGCTCTGGTACTACAACCAGCAGGTCATCGAGGACGGCATCTACGACCGCTGGCTCCGGGTGAACGTCGTCCACGACGTCGGCGCGTCGAGGCTCGCCGTCTTCGTCGATGGCCAGCTGAAGCTCACCTTCCCCGGCCGCGGCGGCGACCTGCACTTCTTCAAGTTCGGCGTCTACATGCAGAGGGACGCCTCGGCGCGCATGGAGTCGCGCTGGAGAAACATCAGGATCCTCAGGAAGAACTGA